GCAGCCGGCGTGATGTATGTTCCCCCATAGCCGATCGCCTGTCCTGCCGGATGCTGCGAAATCGAAATGATGCGCGTCTTCCACGACAGCACCGGCTTCAGATCAAAGTACGGCCACACCGAACTCTTTCCGCCGTTCTTCACAAACGGCAGCGTGTATCCATAGAGCGCCAGCCCCGGACGCACCATGTCCATGCGCAACTCCGGTCGCCCCACCATCGCCGAAGTATTCGCAATGTGCCACACCTCGGGACAAAACCCGCGGCCCAGCACCGACTTCTTTGCCATCTCGAAGTTCCGGCCCTGCCCGGCGACATCGGCAGCGTCCAGTACCTCCGCCGAAGCCAGGTGGCTCATCACTCCTTCCAGCCGCAGGTGCTCGGCTCCCGCCAGCGCATCCAACAGGCGCTCCAGATTCGGCAACTGCACTCCCAACCGCCCCATTCCCGTATCCACCTTGATGTGAACTGGAAATCCCCTTCGCCCCGCCCCTGCAGCAGCTTTCTCCAGGCGTTCCAGATGCCATGGTTCCCACACCGCTGGCGTAAGATCGCGCCTGACGACCTCATCCTCTTCATCACTCCAGAAGCCGCTCATCAACAGCACGCGCGCGCGAATTCCAGCATCGCGCACTGTGGCGCCTTCCTCGGTCGAGGTCACGCCGAACCACTGCGCGCCTTCCGCCTCCAGCGCGTGACTGCACTCCACCGCGCCGTGCCCATAGGCGTGAGCCTTGGTGACCGCACAGATCCGCGTGTTCGGACCTACATGCTTTTGAATTTCACGAAAATTATGACGGAGGTTGGATAGGGAAACTTCCGCCCACAGTGGTCTCATCCGGCCTTCTTCACAGGATCTCGATGCCGCGATTATAAAGGTTGGCGGTTACTCCTGTGGCGCGGACACTCCTGTCCGGTGATGTGTGGACGCAAATTGGTGTGGGGCCGACACGCCCACAGCAGCAGGCCCTAGCACAGTCATCCTGAGCGAGGACGGGGGATAACAATCCCCGTCCGAGTCGAAGGACCTTGCGTTTCAGCTTTACACAGCAGCCCACGAGCAATTGAGTGGGGGGGCCACACAAAGCTTTGCTACTCACCCCTACTCCACGAACTCATCGCCCAGCACACGCGTCTCGAAGCGTGTGCTCTTCTTGATAAACGCCAGCGGCACATTTCCGGTCGGGCCATTGCGTTGCTTGGCGACGATCAATTCAGCTATGCCTTCCAGCTCGCGTCTCTTGATTTCGTCTTTCTCATAAACCTCTGGCCGATAGATGAAGCCCACCAAATCCGCATCCTGCTCAATCGATCCCGACTCACGCAAATCCGAGAGCTGCGGCTTATGATCCCCGGTGCGGCTCTCCGGTGCGC
The nucleotide sequence above comes from Terriglobales bacterium. Encoded proteins:
- the alr gene encoding alanine racemase, translated to MRPLWAEVSLSNLRHNFREIQKHVGPNTRICAVTKAHAYGHGAVECSHALEAEGAQWFGVTSTEEGATVRDAGIRARVLLMSGFWSDEEDEVVRRDLTPAVWEPWHLERLEKAAAGAGRRGFPVHIKVDTGMGRLGVQLPNLERLLDALAGAEHLRLEGVMSHLASAEVLDAADVAGQGRNFEMAKKSVLGRGFCPEVWHIANTSAMVGRPELRMDMVRPGLALYGYTLPFVKNGGKSSVWPYFDLKPVLSWKTRIISISQHPAGQAIGYGGTYITPAAARIAVLPIGYADGLNRHLSSRARFIVRDSYAPVVGRVSMDLTTIDVTNVSAELGDEVIVIGASENCAVTAWDHACYANTVAYEILCNIGKRVPRKYVHC
- a CDS encoding DnaB-like helicase C-terminal domain-containing protein, translating into SRRLQQQAKGLDLIVVDYLQLMAASQTGGNKRYENRTQEVSAISRGLKLLAKEVGVPVVALSQLSRAPESRTGDHKPQLSDLRESGSIEQDADLVGFIYRPEVYEKDEIKRRELEGIAELIVAKQRNGPTGNVPLAFIKKSTRFETRVLGDEFVE